One genomic window of Tachypleus tridentatus isolate NWPU-2018 chromosome 12, ASM421037v1, whole genome shotgun sequence includes the following:
- the LOC143234849 gene encoding cuticlin-3-like, giving the protein MSQPGKRGIILHFGICLLKVTLMIDGQRALPPDMPQLENLDVDCAKDGMTVTVEFDKTFGGVIYSKGFYDVDICRFVSATSRDARSFTFQIPLAACGTVGQFEILTHDQDMYLENTVIIQNDPYIQEAWDQAKRLRCIWSHTLMKTVSARPFEVYQPFTVPVTFTQDTINALMEVQVGKGPFAAPASGYLHVGDETSLVVYLQDPTNRFDAEMMGCEASNDKGFSVALTDENGCVKRPEMMTPFYKTRDTRETGADLIIYSYFKAFKLPDTTHFYIRCDMKVCLKKCNAHCVLHINNKTSRHRRETDEVVKTTHLIRSLTVFSKENLEMALFPAADYYCLSKSAFVIGGSVGVVVLILVFGVVVIGFKKIKGYQMLLKKCEECYVKN; this is encoded by the coding sequence GTGACGCTGATGATCGACGGACAGAGAGCGCTTCCTCCAGATATGCCTCAGTTGGAGAACCTGGATGTAGATTGTGCAAAAGATGGGATGACAGTGACGGTCGAGTTTGACAAAACTTTTGGAGGAGTTATTTACTCCAAAGGATTTTATGATGTCGATATTTGTCGTTTTGTCAGCGCCACCTCACGAGATGCAAGAAGTTTCACATTTCAAATCCCTCTAGCGGCATGTGGAACAGTTGGGCAATTCGAGATTCTAACGCATGACCAGGATATGTATCTAGAAAATACGGTAATCATTCAGAATGACCCTTATATTCAGGAGGCGTGGGATCAAGCTAAGCGTCTGAGGTGCATATGGAGTCACACATTAATGAAGACTGTGTCTGCTCGACCTTTCGAAGTCTACCAGCCTTTCACAGTACCAGTAACTTTCACCCAAGATACCATCAATGCCCTTATGGAGGTCCAAGTAGGAAAGGGACCCTTCGCAGCCCCTGCTTCTGGATACTTACACGTTGGAGATGAGACTAGCCTTGTGGTTTATCTCCAAGATCCGACTAATAGGTTTGACGCAGAGATGATGGGGTGCGAGGCGTCCAACGATAAAGGATTTTCTGTTGCTCTAACCGACGAGAATGGCTGTGTCAAGCGACCTGAAATGATGACGCCATTTTACAAGACACGTGACACGCGTGAAACAGGCGCTGATCTGATTATATATTCTTACTTCAAAGCTTTCAAACTACCAGATACCACACACTTCTATATTCGTTGTGACATGAAAGTTTGCCTCAAGAAGTGTAATGCTCATTGTGTTCTTCACATCAACAACAAAACGTCTCGACACCGACGTGAAACCGATGAAGTTGTCAAAACAACACATCTTATTCGTAGTTTAACTGTGTTTTCTAAAGAAAATCTAGAGATGGCGCTATTTCCCGCAGCGGACTATTACTGTTTGTCAAAGTCTGCCTTTGTAATAGGAGGATCAGTTGGCGTAGTGGTTCTCATATTGGTTTTTGGCGTGGTTGTAataggttttaaaaaaatcaaaggttATCAAATGCTACTGAAAAAATGCGAAGAATGTTATGTTAAGAACTAA